The Planctomycetaceae bacterium nucleotide sequence CCTGAGTCTGCGTGCCACTGGCGAAGGGCACGTCTCGTCGATCACTTTTCGTACGGGCATCGTCCATAAGGACAATCGCATCGAGATTCATGATCCGGCGCACCTGCTGACGGAGCCTCGTCAGATTCCGAATTCGCAGTACGAAAAAGGACTGTTCTCACGGAAGCTGACTGAACTGGGACTCCAAAGTGACTTCACAGGTCGCGTCATGAATCGACTGGGCGAAACATTCACAACGCACGACCTGCGGCAAAGCATTGACGCCGAAGTCGAGCTGGAACGGCTCGCTGATGGTGTCCTGCATCGAGACCAGGGGGTCGCTCACGGCATCTGGATGCTGGCGAAATCCAACTACGAGGTTCAGTTTCAGCCCGAACAAAGACTGTCCGAACGAATATTGTTTCCTGCCACACCGACGCAAAGCAACGGCATCGAAGACGCCCGCTTTGTGCGGTTTCAAAATGATGACGGAAGCCATGTGTACTACGCCACGTTCACCGCCTTCGATGGCAAAGTAATCATGCCGGAACTGGTGGAAACCACCGACTTCCTCAAGTTTCGATTCAGCACACTGAACGGCCCCGCCGCAAAGAACAAAGGCATGGCCATGTTTCCGCGGAAGATCAATGGGCAATACGCCATGCTGTCGCGGCAGGATAACGAGAGTATCTCGCTCATGTACTCCGATAACATTCACTTCTGGAATCAGCGACAGGTGGTGCTGAAGCCTAAGTTCCCGTGGGAATTAATTCAGCTCGGAAACTGCGGCTCCCCCATTGAAACCGACGTGGGTTGGCTGGTGTTGAGTCACGGTGTCGGGCCTCTGCGAAAATACTGCATCGGAGCGTTTCTGCTGGACCTCGAAGATCCCGGCATCGTGATCGGACGCCTTCGCGAACCGTTGCTGAGCCCCAACGCCAACGAACGCGAAGGCTATGTGCCGAACGTCGTCTACACCTGCGGTGCTTATCTACACGGCAGCGAACTGATCATCCCGTATGCGATGGCCGACCACGCCACAGGATTCGCCACCGTGCCGGTGGAAGACGTGCTGGCAGCCCTCGAACCGGAGACCGCATGACATTGTCTGCCACGAAGAATCGGATTGCCGTCCTGTCGCCTGTTGCCTGGCGCACTCCCCCTCATCAATACGGAGCGTGGGAAACGGTCGCCGGCAATATCACGGAAGGCCTGGTTGCACGCGGATGGGACGTCACACTTTTTGCCACCGGTGATTCGCAGACCTCCGCACACCTGCATGCCGTTGTTGACAGAGGTTATGAGGAAGATTCTTCCGTTGATCCCAAAGTCGCCGAGTCCCTGCACATTTCGGAAGTCTTCGAACGGGCGGATGATTTCGACCTGATTCACAGTCACTATGACTTCATGGCGCTGCCATACTCTCGGCTCGTGAAGACTCCGGTATTGACAACGATCCACGGGTTTTCCTCACCGAAAATTATGCCGGTGTACCAAAAGTACTGTGACGGAAACTACGTGTCGATCAGTGAGTCTGACCGCGCCCCAGGTCTGAATTATCTTGGTACGGTCTACAACGGCATCGACGTGTCTCTGTACCCACTGCAAGCAGCGAACGGTGACGCTCTCATTTTCCTCGGACGAATTCATCCGGACAAAGGGGTCCACCTTGCGATTGAGGTCGCGCAGCAAAGCCGACAGCCACTCATCATTGCCGGCATTATTCAGGATGAAACCTATTTTCGCGAACAGGTGGAACCGCACCTGGATGGCGAACAAATTCGATTTGTCGGAGCGGTCGACATGGCGGGAAAAAACGAATTGTTTGCCCGCGCCAGGGCGCTGCTGCATTACGCAGGCCGACTACCACAACGTCGGGATCTTTCCGGAAAAGTTCAACGGATTCTACGCGCGGCTCGACAGACCTCATTCGGAAATTGCGCCCTGGTCGATCTGGATTACTTAATCGCCGGACCTCGTCTTCTGGGGTGAATCTAAGTTTGTGATGAAGCCCGAGCCATACCACTGGGATGAAATGAAGATTGGCCCTGGAGCTCCGCCGATCAAAACGCAGGAAGGCTGGCTTTCCATTTATCAGGGTGTCTTTGGGAGCATGGACGGGGCCGTTTACCGACTCGGCGTTGCGTTACACGATTTCAAAGATCCGTCGAAGATCATCGGTGTCGGGAACTCATGGATTCTGCAACCCCAAGCGCCGTGGGAAGTCACCGGCTATGTGCACAACGTGGTGTTCACCTGCTGTGCAGTCGCTGAGTCAGATGAGACCGTCAAAATCTATTGGGGCGAAGCAATTCTTCAGGCCGGTGAAACGTGAAGACTTCCCGGCTTCTTGAATTGGGCTCCAGCGTATTCGTGAACTGAGTCACTGCGCCCGTTGACTCATATGCGAACGGAAGAGGCAGCCGATAATGGATACTCAGTCGGCATTCCGGTTGTCGATTTCGCCGACTGGGTTTCCACTCCGGTCAGCGTGTGACCTTCCGGTTTGGCCTCGATGACGCCGATGAT carries:
- a CDS encoding glycoside hydrolase family 130 protein; translated protein: MIARILALPEDQMRPLLEEISAEFSGRHQQIRSMFLERFEQIREQHVPDEGVSEEKRMLIGSYFLAEYSLESAALFNPSIVPHTDQTNLPAGALRFILSLRATGEGHVSSITFRTGIVHKDNRIEIHDPAHLLTEPRQIPNSQYEKGLFSRKLTELGLQSDFTGRVMNRLGETFTTHDLRQSIDAEVELERLADGVLHRDQGVAHGIWMLAKSNYEVQFQPEQRLSERILFPATPTQSNGIEDARFVRFQNDDGSHVYYATFTAFDGKVIMPELVETTDFLKFRFSTLNGPAAKNKGMAMFPRKINGQYAMLSRQDNESISLMYSDNIHFWNQRQVVLKPKFPWELIQLGNCGSPIETDVGWLVLSHGVGPLRKYCIGAFLLDLEDPGIVIGRLREPLLSPNANEREGYVPNVVYTCGAYLHGSELIIPYAMADHATGFATVPVEDVLAALEPETA
- a CDS encoding glycosyltransferase family 4 protein, which produces MTLSATKNRIAVLSPVAWRTPPHQYGAWETVAGNITEGLVARGWDVTLFATGDSQTSAHLHAVVDRGYEEDSSVDPKVAESLHISEVFERADDFDLIHSHYDFMALPYSRLVKTPVLTTIHGFSSPKIMPVYQKYCDGNYVSISESDRAPGLNYLGTVYNGIDVSLYPLQAANGDALIFLGRIHPDKGVHLAIEVAQQSRQPLIIAGIIQDETYFREQVEPHLDGEQIRFVGAVDMAGKNELFARARALLHYAGRLPQRRDLSGKVQRILRAARQTSFGNCALVDLDYLIAGPRLLG